In Styela clava chromosome 6, kaStyClav1.hap1.2, whole genome shotgun sequence, the genomic window ggggaacatactgggtACAAATCATCCTTATgatgtacaatttcttcaaaaatgatttcgcaatcgcaaatttatcttctgtggcgtttaattcaaaagaatatcactaagtGTATTGGTAAAaacccaataaatgtgaaaaataattgaactactaagattgctgattatgaaaatttgacaatgataaattcagaatcagttttcgttaaaattatattgttcacaattttattgaaaaatcgtctattcAATGTGAGCAGTTTATGCTGTTGTTCTTTATGATATCGCAAAGTATGATTTGCACATCGAGCACTAAATATTTGtcacataaataaaatttaataacggAATCTGCTTTACTAAAATACTTTCGTATGTCCGAAgtacgctgcatatctcttgcagcagatcGGTCATGGAACCATCTCGAttcatgaataattttgagaaaCACCGGGATAAGATCACGCAAAATCGCGGAATTCAATTCTGCGTTTCCTGCACAGTGTAatcttgtaatattttatttcgatgTTCCAACTAGCTTACACATGTATTTCGTACGATTACCAGAAATTAATACTCAAGAAACTTTCACAATATAGCTGTTTCATGTATGCCCGATGAAGAATGCCACTGACAAAACATTTTGTGGGTAAAGAATATGAAACTACGATAGACCATATAAATATCTCGAAATGTGGCGGAGAACATTGCATTGTATGTAATTTACGTATGatttttgatttaattcatAATCATTCGTATATATTACAAGTAGAATCGCCAAATAGGttgtttgatataatattttataacaagGTGTATAAATGGACGAAATTTTCTACCGTTATGactaaatatctaaaatattacTATACTATCATGTTTGTTCTGGGCAAAGattataattttcatattttgatagCGGACACGTTGCAACAACGTTCAGCTCCATGTTTCCCAATAATAAGAATCAGACTGTGAATGGAAGACTGTGGAATGGAACGCATATGACAATTACGGTATTTTGGGGACCATAAGGCGAACTGTCAAGAAATTGATTAGACGGGTTTTTAATCATAGATAAGGCGCCTCTAAGGCTTATAAGGcgcaatttttaaaaagaaaaaaaaagatttaaagtTCGCTTCATGTTCCATAAAATATGGTAGGCCTACTCGTTACAAAATCCAATCTGAATTATGAATTATACTGaattactgaattatagtaacaaaacagcagTTTGGGCGatcatattctttacgtaacagaatttatttcgAGACACGTGTAGCATATAACATATTGTAACCTAGTATTATAACAAGTAACAATTCACAAtgactcgtttaatgagcatataatttaattaaaattagaCAAATGCCAACGAAACGCAGAGAAGTTGATGTTATGAGCTAATGGTTTgatttaattttggcccgcgagcgacaaaagtttgccggaCCCTGGCCTAGGGCCACTAAAGGCGTGAGCCGGCCTTGGCACAACCAACCCACGAGCCACGCCATTCTACATACACAAACATGCGTGATGAACTGTCCTATTATATATCTAGTTTTGATGAGGATTTAACGATGTTCTTAAATCGTCAAATTTGATCTGTTTTTGCAGCACTGATGAAGTCAGTAGATCGGTTATTTTCAAgatcattgttaaataaaattcCAAGATCTGAAATTGAATCTCAaggaatttatttatttcagtagaATAAAAAACTGATTGACCATAATTTACATTGATTTGCttatattttatcataatcCGAGGGAAGATGGCGCGTGTCCCCGACGTAGTTTAGTACATCGCACGCGCAATTTACAGCGTTTAGTGCCTGCGGTAGCATGTTTTACCTGTCGCGGGGCTCTTAACACAAAATTTAcggtgttttttatttttattttcaatgtgtaTAATATTGTTTCGATCTGTAAAAGAGAATAACGCCGCGCCATGAAATGTTATATAAATTTAGAAATTGTAAACCAGACATCAGACTGTCAGTTAGCACAAGAGACAGAAAGAATGAAATTGATGAACCGTTGTTCAgtccaacgactaacataccgttCAGTCTTAGTATTCCTCAAGTTGCAGTCAGGAATTTGGTTTGCGGAATCACTCcatgaaatattgtatttatcCTGTCGCCGAATAAAAACCACGAATGAAAACAGAATATTATGTCATTTCACGAATATTCAAACATTCAATAGTTGAAGCAGCGCATTTGATAGTCCCAGTTGAACGCCTTCTATTCAGGCACGAAAATACCTGTTTCAAATCAACGGAGAATGTTCAATGTAATTTTTCGGGTTAATTAGCCTTGTCTTGGGCTGCCAAGCGTAGCGTTGTTAATTAAGTAATATTCTGATTCATTCGATCCTTGTCAGTAGCGGTGGCTCAGGGGAAGCGCGGAGACGTAGTCAAACACCAGGCTAGGTATGAGGAgggggttcgaatcccacgagATGGACCAGATTGTAGAAAGCGAAAGAAGACAACAAGGCAGGTGGTTGAGGGGAGGAAGAGGTTTGACGGCCAGCAGAGCAAGCTAGAGCAGCGGCAAAAAGCTGGTGAGGAAGTGAGAACCAGAAAGCTCAGAAGCCGGCAGACTACAACGGGTAGTATAGTGGGAGACAAGGTATCTAGGTAAACATGGTCGAGGTAACAAAGGGGGTCAGGGGGCAAGCAATAGCGGAGGCAATAAGCAAGAAACGGCCAGCAGCAGCAGGACACAGAGTAAAAATCGGGTATAGAAAGGCGGCAGGAGGAGGAGAAAGGTCAGAAGGTCCAGCAACAGGCAGACCAGTCGCAACAGCGAAACTCAGCAGCAGAGCAAGCTGGAGTCGCGCAAGCAGCCCAGTAAAAATTAAGAAAGTAAAATGTGCAAGTGATTAGGggagataaataaaaaaaggggAAGTTAATTAGGAAGACTATAAAAAACTGACCGAATGGGGGAATGTGAAGAGTCATCGAAGAAACAGTAGAAACAAAACTATACGcccagtctacaaatatattcacaccaagcgaagcagtacagtaggattTCCAACTTTCGCTAAGGCGGTACGGTAACGTCTCCGCAGAAAAGAAAACCAACATTATTGATTGCAATACGGTACAGTATTGTATGTAGGTGGTACAGTATTGTACAGTACCGTAGTAAGGCAGCGTAAGGAAAAAATCGTAACAAAGTACCGTAAGGACTTCGTTACGAACCATCAACGTTGTTCGATGGTacgtgatcaaaaagaagaggagtgtcggctatgcgtccgcagaacgttcggtgacgtcatagcaaacaaaaacaaatctcacagagctaacagaaatatttgaaataaataaaagtaatacccttctggagaaaaatttcaaaaagaagaggagtgtcggctatgcgtccgcagaacgttcggtgacgtcatagcaaacaaaaacaaatctcacagagctaacagaaatatttgaaataaataaaagtaatagccttctggagaaaaatttcatctttaaccagtaaaaatttgggtctggtatagtttagtaccacatgtacctggctcaacaatttttgcatatgtcaatcctaacccccacctgactgcgTCGCCGAAAAAtcacgtcatttcgacgtcacagtggcgtcaAATGGCCCACCatagtatgcggatggtcgtccaaaacgcacggacgatcacccgaaatcgagcgaGCAATTTATCTCGTTTtttcgtcacaacgatcacgataggagagagatcgccggctttagcaagttcgttatcggcggtgCAGATgacatttcgggcgatcgtaattatactttggcaatccctatgacgtgatgatgacgtaatttttggatggcatagtcaggtgggggttaggaatagcatatgcaaaattcgttatgctacgcccaccggaagtactaggccgcgagccgaggccctgaaaaacgcctagaaagtgagtttcgtagcgcacatcaggtaactacctgaaaatgattttaaaatgttccttaaaaatttagtaacaaatattgccttgttcccacttccaaaagttgcacgttttacggaaaagacgcttttactacaagaaatatgtgctacgatctgtcctatattctctacattttcggcactgaacaatgacttctgcatgacgtaacaattgaattaaaccagctgttagcgagcggatgaatattagttatttctgctcgaccttgcgctgagttgggcaggctttccatagccctgtttagttattattagttaagttatgctaagaagttgttgaaaaatgtataagtaaattattaaacacttgtagatccttaccacggatatgggccgtgagacgaaaccatgaaaacgcccagaaaatgagtttcgtagcgcacatctggtaactaaataaattcttcagttttgtgtgaaaacgaacataatgaacgcattacagcttgttccacaatcctggtgcgaaattgaatataagaggttcccggaaattcaataaccataagtttacaacgcatacataagaactatacaattcgagagccctacagcacactaacacaaatgtattcctgtaatgttttgcctgaccaaaatcggacttcctcagtcaatcataatttattaggtagattacgaaaaatatggcatacatgtaaccaacaacaaaaaatactttaattgtgtgacaggagtcgggagtgacctcgaaagcagcgacaccaacaacgctgattcacatttgagaataaattttatgtaataaccacaagcagtttacaacaagaacagcataaaaagctacatccatttcatagaagctatcaagtatcaaacgtatttatttttaagcaatgaagtcacaaattaacatcgtgagcacgaaaacacaaataaatcagttatttctcacttagaaatttaccgcaaaagtcaagaaaattaaatgaatgtacaatatgtacaaaacatagtgaacagaaatattacaatttacaattaatctttttttagtttatgtggttatgtatttgaacaaaggcaataatatttctagaaacaggactacgacactaacaaatgtccgaaaaaaacaaacaaatgtatgatacttattaaatcaactgtaatatctaattcactttcttctgaattgttttcgaaatccactatctcaaaaatcgacttttcctctataggtgtactgtgatttctgcagtcaatacaaaaacaaaaatctgtgcaatttaagttgattttggcacactttcataaattattttgactatttttctttgcagtttgccaactcaagaactgatttgagggccacatgcttcttcagtgaatcattgttgggtggagagtataatccttatgtttgacagtgttaaatagacgtgccctggtatcatttacattcttcatatcctcttcaaattcctcagctttatttattaatacctcgttaacctcaaaagatcttcatagtcgagggaaaaaaatgaattgaaaatctcaatgaagtctccaacatgaatttgatgggcagttccaattgcagaaaagtgctaaagtatttcaatatgaatagcccatctaagctgtttgcaactattatgattctcatatacctttaagcttcaagacttcttgtttaatccattttatagcactgatagcagcagggatcagagcctgcgttaggtcggattggtggaacattgccgttttcttttgtagtacagtatctaaaataaggaagaaaataatatttggagcagcatgattttaaaaatacccctaaatactaactaataccttgaatacataatgcattttatctgatgtgctaaatgagcgtatatatgctcattgcatgttctacagtccagcagtgtttgcataccattactagactatatctacactaaattttgatatatcacagtctgaaatgtcctatgacagtatgagtatggactatagactatattttgaaacatcaactgtttgtctacaacttcatatctcacctctcaatcatttccaatgctacctttctttccactccggcataacttaacattgcttcccaggttcttgtcgactctatgaatttagatttagaccaaccgacattagtaaaattgattaatttcttctctttcacacaaccgtgcattacagaaacagccattcatttctatttccaaatatgctgtggcctatatagtagtataagtctgctgaatagtcaagaagagtcattaaattaatcataaacatttcattcaagccagaaaatatcgttgtttgtgacatattattctaggtctagccttccttggagttaccgcaccgtacctatttaacaacgtcttatgagctagtgctcaactaaaattgctatttatggcaaggatatacaagtgtttaatatcttacctatactttcaacacctccttagaataactggactaatattaccggtaactgaaaaaaactatggaaaggctactcaacgcaaaagcgagcagttgagtacatctgatattcatccgaccactggggatccacctacagctgactaacttgactgttacgtcgtgcacaagtctgcgttcattggcccatgataccggaaaagcaaaGAAAATAgtacagatggtaacacatatttattgtagtaaaagcgtcttttctgtaaaacgtgcaacttttggaagtgggaacaaggcaatatttgttactaaatttctaaggaacattttaaaatcattttcaggtagttacctgatgtgcgctacgaaactgaaagataaatggcctcggctcgcggcctatacttgtggtactaaactatactagacccaaaaatttcgaagcaatcggtccagtaatgaaagagaaaagcggttttttagattttccacatttccaacaacaagaccaacataatattgaaacgatcgttatgtccactacgtgtccaaaaagaaaGCAGCGCGAACAGTTAGAGAAATAGGAAGAAAATCAAGATGCcccataaaaaaaaactaaacacgTAGTAGGCAAGACAAGTCACACACACACAGTCAACTTCCAGGCAGGTTTAAAAAGTTCCACAGCGATAGCGGAGGCAATAAGCAAGAAATAAATGGTTAGCCGCAGGTTCGAAAAGAATCACGTTGATAACAGCACAAcgtatcttttttttattattttggctTACTATCGAATCCCCCCTGATCCCACGAATTCAagaattaactttaaaataggAAAAGTTATAGCATTTTAAATCAGCGAACGTGAATTTAATAAATGCATCATGGCCACGTTCGTCCAATGGTCCAACATTTGATACCCTGgaaaaaatatgacatatatatgCGATTCAACactataatttatatttataaggtTTGAGAAACTTTGTGAAAGTTTACATGTACTTGTAATTAATGCCTTTCAAGCGAAGCACGAGCCATGTTTTCTCTCTTGCTCGTTGTGCGAATTTTTTGTGTTGAGTGTTGTAATGTTTTTGTGGCAAAGaagcaaaaataaatgattgattaaGTATGGGAAAACCATGCCGGTCAGCATATCTTTACCGGTATTGATCGACAACGATTGTCGGCGTCTTCGAAGGCACTTTGGGCCGCAAGGGTTTTCCCATTTGTAGCGTCACGCCGTCATACTGCGAATGTTGACGTTTTGTCGACATTTTTTCGCTCTGTCGTTTTTTCATAATGCGCACCGGCTGCGATTTGTTGATGTTATTCCTAGCTACTATTGACTTTATGAGAGCAAAGGAGGCCGCCGGTGCCTGTACAGCTGTATGACGTCGGAAGGAGCGTGCAGGTTAGCGATGGATATAACGttcctatttctgtatttaggcTAAACGCTGAGAAAGAAAAGAAGAAATGTTGCTTCTTTGAATGATATTCAGCCCAGGAACCAGTACCGGTAGCCGATAACCTACTGCAGTACGGTACGGTATTCATATCGCAGTTCTTGTACATTCATACCACAAAACACTAGCTCCTGAGCTCTCGGGTTTGCAAGTACAGAAGTATAGTCAAGGTTAAATTACGTAGATATTTTAAGCGACAGTAGCCTACTGCAGTAAGATagataaatactgaaatatggaCTATGATGAATATtagggtctcatgtagtttcgtacctaatccacttctagtgggcgtagcataaaatttttttgaaatatcaatcctaaaaccctcacctgactactccatctaaaaattatgtcactacgacgtcacagtgacataatagagcccttcaaactatacgaactgttgTCCAAGATGAGCATCCGAAATCGAATAACTATTTCTTCCTTTTTCTCGTCGTAAAAAATTATTGTGATACGctcactagaagtatgttaggtacgaaactacacgagacccgaatattattgttttcttgttttaacccgtattaaaaaaaatataaatatgagtCACATTGAGGAATTTACACTAAGACTCGAGATTAAATCACAcatttacaaaatttacctgGGAATCTACAATTTTAAGTTATTGCCGCTGCAAGCCAATAAAATTTCCATTCATTTCCCTATAATCTGAATTATCACTTCTGCACCTTGAGGtggcaaattattttttttttcaaaataatattgaccAACTGGAATAGCAagaaatatatcattttttcaGAGAATTATATAGAGTTCTgttatatataccggtaccacTGTGCCAATTCGAAGTTATGTACAGAAGGGTCATAtcaataattactgaattagggTCTTGAATCTTGATAATTCCTGAGGTACCAGAATGTCCTTGATGCATTGGTATTGTCATGAATGATGTTTTAATTAAGCTTTGCAATTGTTTTTTAACTTATCTAGCTTGTTGGTCTATGCCAAGTTATTTTTGTTACTACAAAGAAATGACTGTTTGTGtctgtatatataaaatataaaaatgtccATGCAAATGGAAGTCGGACATGAGGCTGGTTACAATGATAGAGTGGGGAGTAACCTGCCAACAACATTGAGTTTGAATGGAAATAGTAATGCTTTGCAGTCTGGCATTGTTTCTGAAAGCAAATCATTTGAGAACGGAACTTTCACTCCATCTCCAGAAACCTCGGGTGCTTCTACTCCATTAAATGAAAGTTTAGTTGAAAATGGATTTTCATCGTGCGAGGAAGACGGCCCATACGAAGATGatgaaaaaattgacaaatttgTGAAAGAATACGTTGGCTGTTTGTTTGACCCTGATTGTGATATAAGTTATGAGAACAAAGCTAAATTTGGAGAATTAATGAAAGATGCTGGCGCTCGTATGAGCTTTGCAAAGTATGTTGATGCTTATCGAAATCAAGTGAAATGTGTTGATGAAAGCACTTTTTATAAACTGTTACATAGCTTTGCACTTGTGCTTTTTGAGTGTGGTGAGGCAGATGATTACCTGCCAGGAAAATCTCTAATGAACATGGCTTTTACATATTATTATATCCCTGACCAAAGACAAGTTTCAGCTGATGCATTGAGTTCTCAAGAAAGCGTTTCTTCATCTTCTACCACTAGTAGTGTTGATGGTCATGTTACAAAAAGATCAAAATCTGACAGTGATGGTTATGATGGCTCCAAAAAAAGAACTTTAATGCAAAGATTTCGTAAAGAAGTTGAAGCTTGCAAGCAGGTCTTTCACGATACACCTTCATTTCAAGAATTGAAGCAGGGTTTTTGGCGTCGTCCTAAGCATGAAGGTGCTGATACCAAGCGCTCTGAGCAAAAATTCTCACGATCTTTAAGTCATGGTTCTGCTACTTCCCATCCTGACATGTGCAGTCCTGCAGTTAAAAACTTTCTATATGAGCATTTAAAGAACCAAGTCATTTGGAAATCATTACGTTTTTGGAATGCTGCTTTTTTCTCTGCCGTTCATGCAGAACGAAAGCGGCGATGCATTCAGAAAGACTGGACAGCACTTTCCGCTGACGAACAGGACAGCACTAATGACGCTATCGTAAATATAACATTTGGGCAATTGGgaacatttataaataatatgaaatgtCTCGGATTAGATAATAAAACATGCTACGAATTTCTACGAAAACAGAGCATTATTGGTGGCATTGAAGAAGGAGGTCAATATTATGAAATGTTGATTGAACAGATCGAGGATGACaccacattttaaaatatttaaaactcaaATTGGAAACCCATTGAGTGGTTGATTCAGATGCAGTAAAAAACTTGATTATAGCGGTacatgattattattatttccattctattttatattcattgggatattatttctaagtcatttcACTTGTTCGCGCTTGGTCCAACTGTGAACCATATATTAACCCATAGTTGGATTCTATGTATCTAGCGAGACTGGCATGAAGCcttttttttcagtttcattCATTCTAATTCAATGGTGTGGTGGATTTTATTTACTGGTGAAATTGCTGACATGGTGATTGTATACAATTTTGTTACCTGTTATTTCATGtgcattataataataaaaacattcatACCGCACATTGTTTCACACACTGTATAAAAATCAATAGTGTGACATCATGCATGCCGGTTATGTTCATAAAGTGTgtacatataacaaataaaatctgTCTAACCATATATGTACAGCGaccatatttatatttgttctcAATCATACCTGTTGCAAATATTCAAAACACCAGGAAATTATGCGAAACAAAAATTTACCAGgaagttttatttttcatatttcaaatttgacttAGCGTACCTATGCGTTGACTAAAATTCCATCATTAAAACGTAGAATGACTGATAAAATTTGCATCATAAGTCAAGCTTACTAGAAGGCTCATTTGATTATCCAATAAAACTCTCACCACTGCCGATAATGATAAAATACTTTATATACTTTTGTTCAATAAGTCattacaaacttttttttcaagttatttcagttatatttattttttttgccatATACCCATAAActtgaagcaaaaaaaaataattgaataagaggattttttgtccaaattagttgaaatattcataactgagataaatagtgaaaaatttgaaatattcgtgCTATATTTTGGTTATATTTTATATAGACAGTTAGTACAAATAAGGCATCCTCTTCATGtttaaaatataacatataaccaaattataaaatctgatattgttttatttttttattcatggagGTACAAATGTAAAAACACAATGTAAATAGTACTAAATATTGttctttattctatttgttGAATTTTACTTTTGCGGGGTATTGGCAATATGTAATTCAGGCTTTAATTATTATATTGTATCTAATATTTATCACTGTCTTCTTGAGTGTCTTCGGGTTATGGCCACCATTCATTAAGCTCATAACTAAAACCTTTATTTGATTATACTGCAGTTGTATGATGATGGAAAGTAATATTGAGCTGGAACTTCATGTATATGATCTATATTCTTGTTTTGAAGTAATGAATAATGTATGAAATTCTGCTTAAACTTAGACCTGAATTTAAAGATCGTCTTAAAGATATAAgcattttctcttttttccaTGTTTATTTGCCACAACATGGTTATGAGCTCAACTAAAAGTTAATAATATTGATAATGAGCTGCAAatgactgcattcatttcatattcatttaaGGCATGGTTTCTATCAGTCACGTGTAATTGGAAACTAGATATTGGCGTGTTAATGACTTTGTCACATATAATATAATTTGCAGTTATTTTCTTGGTTTCTAAAATGAGATTTCAATGTATTGGcattttctatttcaatatttttcatttgtctgattttttaaaattgttttaaatattaacTGTTGTTTGGTTCCATATAACAAAACGGTTACTCTCAAATCGATATTATTATAGCCActaaaaatattgttgaattagACATAATGGGAAGGTATAAAAAACTTATTCATCAATTATTATAAAAAGCCAGATAATCTTTCTTAGGTGTTTCTAACATAAATTATATGGttgattttaaatttctttTAAATAAGTTATATTACCGTAACTATGTTGTTTAAAGTTTTGTATGTAATACATAAAGAGATAGATATGTGGAACATCTCATAGGTGACAGCAGCGCAGTTGTTTCTATGGAAATATGAATTGGAAATGCAAATTTAGTGATTTTTGCGCTTATGTAATTCTCTAGGGAATTTTTATTCCAGCTACTTATCGCTTCTATAATATAATTTGTGTTAATAAAATCACATAAAACATCTGGTGCTTTTAAACCTTTGGAGAATTGACCCTATATTGATCACaagaaattttgttttgcatCTGTATCTGGATTCATTGATGGAAACAAATTAAATGTGCAATAAGTGATAAATTTGAGTTGCAGGTGAAGAGCTTAGCAAATATTATCCGCTGTTAAATTGATCGAAAGCTGCTTGtttcaaattgttcaaaaaCCGATTTCATTCACTGTTGGTTTGACAACACATCTTTTGGCTTGTGCTCTCTATTAGCAATGCACTTCTTTCATAACACATATATGAATGGCTCGAGGTACAAGCCCATGTTTCAATTTGTGGCCTAGTGGCTTCAATGTCAGGCCTTTTCTTAGTTTTACATTATTGTGTGCACAACTTTGCCTTggatgtaataaattaggtGAACAACAAGAAAGATTCTTCACTTGTGCTCGTTATGAAGTGTTAATATTTCAAGAGCCTTGTTCAGGGTGAACAATGtcttgtgataaaaaaaaaactgtgtgCACTGAATTGacatcttttttatatatatacatttgttATGTTAACTGCCCTTAAAAAGTTTCTGCACATTATTCGTTTTTTTGCTTGTGGTATTTGAACCTTTTTG contains:
- the LOC120330791 gene encoding uncharacterized protein KIAA0513-like; this encodes MSMQMEVGHEAGYNDRVGSNLPTTLSLNGNSNALQSGIVSESKSFENGTFTPSPETSGASTPLNESLVENGFSSCEEDGPYEDDEKIDKFVKEYVGCLFDPDCDISYENKAKFGELMKDAGARMSFAKYVDAYRNQVKCVDESTFYKLLHSFALVLFECGEADDYLPGKSLMNMAFTYYYIPDQRQVSADALSSQESVSSSSTTSSVDGHVTKRSKSDSDGYDGSKKRTLMQRFRKEVEACKQVFHDTPSFQELKQGFWRRPKHEGADTKRSEQKFSRSLSHGSATSHPDMCSPAVKNFLYEHLKNQVIWKSLRFWNAAFFSAVHAERKRRCIQKDWTALSADEQDSTNDAIVNITFGQLGTFINNMKCLGLDNKTCYEFLRKQSIIGGIEEGGQYYEMLIEQIEDDTTF